In Paramormyrops kingsleyae isolate MSU_618 chromosome 18, PKINGS_0.4, whole genome shotgun sequence, the DNA window AAAGAGTATATGTTCatatatctgtatgtgtgtcatATTTCACGTCAGtactatttttaaattatattaatatgtttaatagtatttcaaaattatattttgtaCTCTACATGTTCGACACAGCTGCAGAAATCGTACATAACCACTAGAGGGTAGTGTAGCGTAgtgtaataaaaaacaaaaacatgaagATTTCCCAAAACTAATCTTATTTGAACTCATATGTAATATTGATCCCGACGTCCAGATTTCTTTCAATAAACAGTGTGTTAAACTGCGACATGACACACCAAAATGTCTAAAAATATTTATGGGCTGAGGCCAAGTGAAAAACATCTATCAGGGTATATAAAATAACTGTCTCCAATGACATTGCTAACAGAATTAGCAAGCACAGAGGCATGCACTTATGGTTCGACTGGTCAGCTGCCTCTGCACTGACCTTTaacccttttccattgactaaACATAGCAAACGTTCTGCTTACATTCCCTTTGTCGCCAAGGTTTTCCATCTCTGGTATGCATTATGGAAGTGTGGATACAAACTAAAATATTCATTCTTTGAATATGAATGACTTCTTTTTGATAATTCTAACatcaaaatattgtttttttaagctAGCAACTTAAATTTACATAATTATAAGGACACAAACTACTCCCAGGCAGAGTCACCCGTATGGGCACAAAAGGGAAGAGGGTCAGATCAGTCCTCCAGCATTCTGCTGGCAAAAAATATTCACATCAGCACCCTAgccaacaccccccctcccccccacaactGTTGGGCATGTCAATATCCACAATATCTTACTGAGATATTAATTAGGATCACCTCTACACCTTCTTAGTCATACAATTATATAATCAGCTAATCATTTGGCAGCAAtgcataaaatcatgcagatacgggtcaggagcttcagttaatgcTCACATCAAACATCAGAATGAGGAAAAATGTGGTCTCAGTGATTATGAGCGTGGCACGACTATTCGTGTGTTGGTGTCAGATGGGCTGGTTTGAGTAATGTGTTTCTGTAAGTGCTGATCTCCTGGGATTTTTACACACAGCAGTCTCTAGAGTTTACACAGAATCAGGGGTATAGTtagttagagatgaatggatagagGGGCTGAGTCTTTACTGGGGGGTGATGGCAAACTTCCCtgagaaaatgtttttaaacagcTCATAAATGTCTGTCCAAGATTTTTTAGCACAGCAGATATGTGTTTCCAGTAATCTTGCCATGTGTAAGCGTTGTGTTTGCGGTACATTTGATATGACAACATAATACACATATTACAATTTTAATGTATGTGACGTTCTGAATTTTCCATATACTGTGCTGCAATATACTTAAAAATAATTCTCAATAGCCATTTTGTTTCTTGTAATGGTacaggattaaaaaaatatttaaaaagcattttttcataaaataatCGATTCATAGGTTGCAATATCACATTTACAgttgcatgtatgtatgtacaaaaATAAGTTTTTTCATTAGCAcacgttttattttttttattttatttttggccCTCCCAAACTCACAAATCTGCTTCCATCTTACTTACACTGCAAAAACAGGTAAATCCTTGTTCTTTGAACTGGTGAACCACCACATAACATGATCCCCAACAGAACAATAACACTGGTATAAAATCCAAACATCCTTCCACATACAACAGGCACAGATCCGGGAGGCATTAAAGTCAATCAATACCATTTTGACataaacatctgattggttagtccTGTCTCATCTAGTTGCTTGGAACCACCTCCTCTAAAGTgtgattggttatttctctgaaccaatcatttttccttctgcgctcagaacatttttgcgtaagtaaaactcccatgagtcaAAAGAAACCCCCGATGAATGCTGCACCTGCACACCGGCATCTGGGAGACTGTTGCAAATTTTGGTTGATGTTTGACAGTGTTTAACGTGAGTTTTTCCCAAGCGCAGTAATCAACCGCgttttaatgataattaaactttgaaataataatattagCCATCAGGAATTTTATTAAACAGCATATAAATCAAGATTTATTTGTGGCACTTGTGGCACGGATACATGATATCAGATGCATTCTTGGCAGCCCCACATTTGGAAGGGTCCTCCATGCATAAGTAGCAATTGCTTGAGTGGTCAGTTGGTTCCCACCAAATTCTTGGAATGGCTTCTTGGTTCTCTTTTCCCCCCTGTACCGTCCTGCAAAAGAGCAAAATAAAATTGTTATGaagaatacatttatttcatccACAACAATTGTGCAAGAGGTTCCTGCAAAATATCTTATGATGTTTTTTCTATCCtgttggaataaaaaaataaattaaaaaaatatttcaattttaAAGGGTCTAAAATTTCTGTAATATAAAATCTTACTATTTGTCACACCCTGCCGATCCTCCTGACTCCGCCCCTAGGGGTCTCATAAGTCGCACTTTTGTCATATTACTCTTATCTCTCATTGCTGACTTTCTGCAATTCACTTCTACTGCCTCTTGTTGTGCTGCCTTGTTGGTCCTGTTTTTAAGTGCTTCTGGTCTTGTGATCCCTGTCACTGAAGATTAGTTGTGGTCGTAGCCTCTCCCCTTGGTCCCTTCTGATCCCCAGCGTTTCCCTTTCTCTTCTGTTTCTTTgaataaaccccttttgttaACCCCTGACTCCTGCATCCGCGTCATCCGTTCTGCACACTCGTGACACTATTCAAGCAAGCAAAAATTGTCCATCTTATCTTCTAGTTTTTTTATGCAGTGCTCACAGGTGAAATGAGGCGCCCAAAGTTTATCTTGATCCCTGAATGGCACGCCAAAATATGCCATGTAGGCTTCACACATTTTAACAGATGCTGTCACAGAGTACTTTTTCGCTCTTGTCCTGTTAAATTGGCCATATACACAGCAGAATGTGTCTGGAGAATGCCTGCAGCCTCTTGATGCCTTCTCTGATAAATGCAAATAAGTCTGTGTGTTCACCTAGGCAGCTAGAACTACACCGAACTGGAGAGTGGTGAGCCCCTGTACATGTATCACTATGGAAAGTTCTAGAAAATTCTGAAAAGTTCTTAAATATTCTTGTAAGTTCTAGACAATTCTCTATCAGTTACTCAGCATTGTATGGAGGGACATgggcaaacaaaaaaatccttTGAAACTTTCTGGTGCTCATGCAACACTGTAAAGGATTTTTGTTGTTTGCCCATTTCCATAGCATGGAACTGACCTGGAATGTTCGGAAAAATGggtgcattttaaaatgtcattaccCAGGTCACAAAAGCAAAGTTTGAACAGAAAAAGGGGTCTTTTTCATTTACTTTAGGCATAATCAATTGGGAAATAACACTTTTTGCCCAGGAACAAGAAAAAGTAAAAGTTTTGTTACATAATGTTATTGATCTGTTTTGCCAAACGTGTTCAGTATAATGTTATTGTATTGtctacttaaaaataaaaatttctttCTCCCGTAATCAAGTTTTGTAAAGCTTTATAAATTTTCCACTTTAGCTAAAAGTTGTCTCAGTATATACCTTAGTTCTCCCCTTAAACCTCTCTTCCAAAGTCCCGCCCACTGCAACCTGTGCCGAGTAACCAGCTGAAATACTGGTTTAGTGCAACCCTTTCCCTTGGGTCCAAAGCATAGCCAGCAATGTGGATTAGGAGACGCGGCGTTATGTTCGGATTGATTACAGTATGTACTCTAtacaatattatatataatataaaaagatATTCATGGCTTAAGCCAATAACTACAAATTAATTTGGGGGGGCTAAAAACATTTTAGGAGGGCTAAAGCCCCCCTAATATAGGCCTAACGACGCCACTGCTCAGAATGATGCAAAAAACATCCAATGAGCAGCTGTTCTGTGCTTTATCGacgagagaggtcagaggagaatgaccACACTGGTTTGAGCTGCTAGGAAGGCCTGGGATACACCGGAAAAGATTGTTAGGGAAGTTAGAAAAGGCCATGACTTTGAGCAGTTTTAACCAGCAAGCAGTCACGTTATTTTTGTTTACCGTtattgagagagagagtgagaaagagagagtgagagagagcacACCTGGAAACAACTATGCTTCACCTGATTTTCTGTTAACTTATAAGCATAATTTAATTACAGCCTACACTGGCTTTCAGCTCTGACTATGTAGTACACATAGAGCCTCCACTTTCTCCTTTAATAGTACGGGATTGCCAAGAtggttaaaataatatttatgtatttttcaaGCCTATGATATATACCTTGACATTGAAACTATTGTGAAAGGTGTCAGTTATGTAATGTTGCTGTTATAATGTCAGTATGGCTATCGCAAGAgatcatttaattgtttatttttactgagACCCATTTAACGCCCGCATGAAAAAAATAGGTGCAATAACTCAGATGACCACTCTGTTCAATTGTGGTGAGCAGAAAAGCATCTCAGAATGTACAACATAATGAagcttgaggtggatgggctacaataGCAGAAGACCATGTCAGATTCCACTCCTCTCCGCCAAAACTGGACAGTGGAAGACTGGAAGAACTTGGTCTGATGATTCTCGATTTCTGATGAGGCACACAGATGGTAGGGTTAGAATTTGACATCAGTAGCATGAATCCATGGACCCAACCTGCCTTGTGCCTGCAGcccaggctgctggtggtgtaatggtgagGGGAATGTCTTCTTGGCATACTTTGGGCCTGTTAATACCAATCGATCATCGCTTGAATTCCACAGCCTATTTGAGggttgttgctgaccatgtgtGTCCCGTCATGGCCACATTTTACCCATCTTCCAATGTCTGCTTCCAGCATGATGATCCAGCACATTACAAAGCAAAAGTCATCTCAAACTGGTTtcatgaacatgacaatgagttcagtGATCTTCAGTGTCCTTCTCGGTAACCAGGTCTGAATCCAATAGCACACCATTGGGATCTGGTAGAACAGGAGATTTACAGCATGGATGTGCAGCTGACAAATCTGCTGATGCAGACATGTCTACATGGACCAGAATCTCAAATGATTTTTTCCAGCATTTTGTGGAATCTGTGCCATGAACAAGTGAGACTGTTTTGAGCCCAAAGGGACACCCTACACATTTCTAATGTAGTGTTCCTAATAAAGTACTCAGTAAGTAGACAAtccctcattttttttctgtgagtctgcagtacccccctcccccacactcccCAAGCCCTAAGGTTAACTCCAGGAAGCTTGGCTGAAAGCCAACTGACTCTATACTGACCTCATACTTTAAAAGGCGCCTTCTGGCTCAGCCCCTGCTGCCAAACCCCTCCCACAAAGAAAGGTGGCTAGTACCTTTGACCTCAGTGGAGAGGTGGGTTTATGAAAACTCCTCGCCACGTGTGTAACACTTTGTCACATGCTGCTGTAATGCTGGCGTGGAAATCACCTGTTCCCTTTGTCAGAGGTGTGACGGACTATACAGTATGCCTCCTAAAATAAACTCTGGGGTCAGTGGAGAACGGCAGGGAAATACTGACCCCTCTGTGTTGCCAGGTACAAGTCATAGTCATAGTTTTGTGTTGAGGGGCGAAGACCTTCAGCTACTCCAGCTTAAAGACTTACTCTTGACTTCAACAACcaaggtgtgttaaatgagacAAAGGCAAAGCAAATAAGAGAAAAATGCCatggatggaaaataatatcAGAGAGATTATGACATATAGGTGACAGAAGGCAATCAAGAAAAAATGGCATTGTTTATGTACTATGGTTTCTGTGACATATAACAGACAATAAGCTCTTCATATGATACCAGCATGGTTACATATCCAAAATGCATGTCATATCAtgagtaattattttatttatgttcatCAAACTTTACTACAAGGCTTTACAAAATCATTCCGATGAAAGAAAATACCACCTATGTagtgctctttttttttttttacagttaatCCGAATGACGTTCTCTTTCCTGGATTATGCACATGCCTGGTAGAGAGAAGAACGCAGCCCAGAGCTGTGCAGGGGCCTGGAACAGAGGTGATACTTTTGTGATTATGTTCTGGTGTTGTGGTCTGAATTTAAACTGCGATGAGAAGTTTTTAGGGCTCAACAGTTGAGCCCACTTCCATCAATGTGCCCAGAATAAACAAGACACTTTGACATTCACCTTTTGCCCTTGCAGAGCTTCATCTCCTGTGGAAGAGTGAGCTCTGTAAAGATACTTTATTATGCAATTCTAACTTTGCAGCATGGGATTGTGGGATATGTTGCAGCTCAAGGTGAACTTGAGAAGGTCTTTGTGTGAAAACCACGATGTTTCCATCAGGCCTTTAAACTATCTCAAAATAAGGTTCAAGACTTCTTTTTGACCCCATGTTGAAAGAACAGCTGTGGGTTTGTAGTCTCTGGCACTGAATAGCAAAACTAATTCGTCACAGTCTCAAGCTTTCTGTCAGCCCCTAATGAGTGTCTGCGTGGGTCAGTGATAAAGAGCAAGGCTTCAGATTACCGAGTCTACAGTTCATGCAGAATTTACGTTTTTGCATTGTTTTCTCCTTCCTCTAAAGTAAGCCCCCTTACAGTCTTGTGTAACCTTGTATAGACACTCATAATTCATGATCCTTTCAAGCAAGTCTGGTACATACTCACAATCTGCTCTTGTGTTATGAAGGTTTCACCCCTAAACATTCTTTGATCATTGCCACTGACCTTTTTAGTTGTGCATACAGAGTTCAACAGTTCATGTACCAATGTAGACCACAGAGCAGTCCATTCACACTTTGAAATTACACAGATAAATGAAAACCCTCTTTCCCCCTAATTCTCTCCACATAtctgcttaattttttttctgttttccctgGAGTGtaattttttctctttttaaatggGCAGTGGGGTGGAATTGTAATTAAGCTTAGGAGGAATTATTTTGTCTGATTTAAATCTTAGAGATACTGGAATTAAGCTCTTGTTGTGATGGAACAAGATTTGAAAATTGTAATTTTACGTAAGggattaaaaaattaatcaccttttgACAAAACCATTTTTTAACAATGAGGTGGGAGGTGCACATTGATTGAGTGTATAATGGGTGTCTGATATGGAGTTCTTAAATTTCTCTTGCCTGGATTTTGATGTGATTTTGCCATAGTGATCCTGCATCATTGTGAATTTCCTTGATGTTTCTGCTTGGACTGCAGTTGACTGTGGTTAAAGTGACTCTACCTGGATACCTGAGAGCATGACAGAAGTATTTGCCTGGACGTATCTGCCCTATAACTTGTATAGCATCTCTGTACAGACATTTAGCTACCATGTCACCCTAGCTTCCTATTGAGCTTGTGTGGATTTCTTTCATTGTGTTGTACTCTTTCCTTCCTCTACCTTGCCACACTGGAAATGGGGGCAGTTCTACATCATTTaccttgaaacttggcacattTCACCACTGGGTCAGATGTTCAGCTTCTTGGCCACTATGCCCCATGCTGTCACATCATCTCACTCTTTAAAACTTTAATACCTTTGGGTCCCAATGTTAAATATGCAATATAACGTACACTTTAGAATATGTGTGGGGATTTGTGTGTAATAAACCTTAAGAAACTTACAAACAGTAGTTTTCAGGATGTGGGACGAGATAACTATGACAGGATGCAGTAAAATGTTAGCTTTAAAGAACAGAGATCTACATTTAATTGTGTAAGAGAAAGAATTCGTGGTCGATTACGTTGCCCACatagcatagaattaataagagttgttcactgtcctcctattactgtaatattctggaaagttgtgattgttcaacacCAGTGCTCACAGTTAAGAGCACCTCCAACTCCACATAGCAAATATACATATGAGGTGAAGGAGGTATTGAATGATTCTGTTCGTGTTTGGACTAACCACCCTGAGATTCTAATGCATCCTCCAATacgtccatgattcacctatATCACTGTGCCAAGGACGAGTTGTGGAACATGTTTTTCTGGAATTAATTGTATAACTGGTTTGCAGGACGCTTATCTTGTTCTAGGACACTTGTGTTGTCTTCGTGGAAGAAGGGAAAGCGTTGCCCAAGGACGCTTGTCTTGTTTCCCATGGGATTAAAGAAAAGCGTTGTCTAATATATTTTGCAGCTGCAAGAAGTCTCACTGCACTCAGGTGAGAATTAGAGGACCAGAAGCGCACTGCCTAAGGGGAgaggtgagcctggccagctcatTCTCTGCCCACAGGCACACAGTCGCCTTAGACATTGTCCAATTTAGTATGAAGGAAGGGGAAGAACtcagtactgaccggagctcggccgtgggatagagcgcacATCACCCGGGCACTTTCTCGGGaatcacgtgttggtctcctgccaggactgaaacggATTCCCCAGTCTAAgcgtgaaggtgggtgatgatggcacgtccaAGTGTGAATAGCTTGCAGCATTTTATTGATTAAAGGCATTACTTATAAAAGCTTATGATATATGATAATTTTGTATCACTTTTAATGAAATACTTCTGAACGAACCaaagtgtgcctgtttgttcctttgaAAGCCCTATATCCCCCTCTCACACTAAGACAAGTTGCTTACCTCATACTTTTGTCCCAAGTAACATTTGTCCATCTCTTTAATGAGTACGCTACCTGAGGCAAGAATAATTACACACACgccatgtttattttatttttaacttgtcATTCGCAATGATGTCATCATTTACCCAGTGCAAGCTCCTCATGGAGCAGGCAAGACATAGGCAAAGAGTGGAAGCTCAGGAAGGCCTAGTTTGAATCTGGGAAGAAGGGGTGATTATGAGAAAGCTGGGAGACGCTTATGAACCCAAACCTCCAGGTGAATAGAGTTtggttttgtttgattactgtTTGACTTGGTGTCATGGTCACCTGCACATTCTTTGCACAGTTTCTTCTCCTGCAAGCCAGCCCTCATTCGTAAAGTCATTAGCAGGATTACAGAATAAGAGATCAGGGTAGCACTTTACtaaaggccatgtttttagcaatttataaacccattcataatgcattataatgcattcaaaaaGCATTATCAACGTgggtataaatatttataaaaaggcatgacACATTATatgcatgtttattatgcattatgactgccttatgaagctctcctctattatgcactatagatacctttataatgcagtataaaagcatccttaatgcttataccgaccattataatgcattataaaggtatctatagtgcattatagacaagagcttcataaagcagtcataatgcataatgaacttggctataatgtgttatgtctTTTCATAAAGATTTATAaggtttataatgctttatgaatgcattattatttgttatgaatgtattTATGAGTTGCTAAAAACATGCCTttcagtaaagtgttaccgagaCCAGATTATGTGTgctgcatttttaaacaaaaatatagaaaatgaCCAACTAGAATCATGGTTGCAGCAAGAAGACAACCGACTACGAAGCTAGCTGTAGGACTCAGCTTGTCAGGAATTCCAAAATGGCTACTTTCGTTGGGAAAACAAGTTTGGTACAATCTCATGATGGATCACGCCTCCAAGTACTGTAAtgctgcttttccactgccaccaagaaccaagtCCTACCTAAGCCAAACAAAGAGATGGTTTTCCACTAAAAATCATTCGAGCCATACCCATGCTTACTAACAGGCCGAAAGTGTGACTAAACTGAGCTGGTTACATCAACTGGTGACatccttctgcagtggaaaatcaaagtgagcTGGAACTGCACTGCAACTGGCCTGTAATTGGAGTTTCCTCGTAGTACAGGTTTGGTTTGGCCTGGTTCCTGCATGCCAGTGCAAAAGCGTCATTATTCATCAGCTCCCCTTTTACTTAGGAATGGTACTCCTATGAAGCTTCATGTTTTTGTGACAGGTTTTCAATAGGTAAAAAGATTCAAATTGGTTCAGCGGGATCTTCAGACTGACTTTGAAAAACTTTAGGAAATGAAGTATTTTACAAGGTCCCCTGTTTGGCCTGATGTCAGTTGGATGTATATTACAGGGGTTTTTGTGAGATATCCAGGTGAGGCAGTGAGAAAAGCAGTATCCATGACTACACCAGGTCAGCCTCTACTACATACTGTTCGGAGTAGCCCTGCACCAGCTCTGCCCCCAGCGTGCCACAGCAAAAGTTGGCCAGCAGCTCCCAGAGGGGTGGAGCCAGAAACATCTGGCATACAACACGGCCAGTCAGGCTGTGGGTGGAGTGTTCCAGGTGGGCCAGGACCTGCTGCTGCACCGGTTCTAGCACCCTACCGAAGATGTCAATGGTGAGACAGTGGCAGCCGAGGCTGAGAGGCACAAGGAATGGAGCTGAGCACAAGCTTAGAACAGTAGGCCTGAGCATGTCGTCCGCCATCCAGTCCACCTCCCGCTGCAGCAGCATCTGTACGTTTCCAGGCAACAGCCTGAAGGGCTGCCAGTCCTGCACGATGGTGCCATTAGGCAGGATGTCCCGGGCAACATCCTCATTCAGGAGCAACCGCTGCAGTTCCTCAGATTCAAGTCTCACTGGACGGTCCATCTGCACGGTCCCCAGCTCTGACCCCAGATCAGCTAGTCGCTGCCTCAGCTTCTCAGCCTGGAACTCAAACAAAAGTATTCCCTGCAAATAGAAGGAACGAAGAAATGAAAATGCATCCATCCAACAGtcttccaaccatttatcctgAGTAGGGTTGTTAGACAGCCTGGAACACAAAGTAGTAAAATTGGTTTTTGTGCAAGTCAGAGAGACCAGAAAGCCAAAAGGAGTGGAAAAGGCAAATATCGTACCAAGAATGAAGAATTTGTAGCAGTATTTGCAATATTTAAggtatattttataataaatagcCTGCAGTCAAAAATAGACATTTCTGAGGAGGGCTGCTAAGGGGTTTATTTGCTAACAGACAAGACAGTCAGAAAGGTGACCTTGCGCACCTGTTTGGCGATTAGCTGGTACTTTTGTAGGTCCCTGGGCCCCAGCGGGTCATCGCGTGTCAGCCGGCTCACCTTCACGCTGGGATACCTGGACTTCACCATCTGGGAGCAAAACTTGAGCAGGACCCTGGCCACACCTTTACCCCTTTCCTGAGGTGCCACCCGCAGGCCTTCCACCAGTGCCGTCTGGCCATCGTCGATGACGCACACCGACTGCAGAGCAATCTGGGGGTGGGTGGCAGAGGAGGTACGTGTAGAAGAGAGCATAGGTCTAAAAACCTGCTTGAAAAGCATTCCACAGAGCACTATGTGGCCATCATTTAGGATGTGCACTGAATGCAAAGTGATCTGGGGCATGGGGTGGAGGAGGCAAAATGTAGGTCTTGAGGAGAATGTAGGCCTCCAGAAGAATGTAGGCCTCAAAGAGCCCTTATGCGTCAAGTTAGATAGATCTAAGGAAATCATATTTTGCTTTGCAAAAAAGAGGGCACCGGCGGGATGTAAAGAGAGGCGTCAAAGCAATACAAatatgcacacagacagtattCTGACTGTAGAAACAAATGTCAACATGAAACAAAGGGAAATCCTGGATATTTCAGCCATTTTTAGGtcccaaaaaaaaggaaaaatatggGAAAAAGAGGATGTATGATCATCTGCATAGACATAAAACCAGTGATTGTAGGCTATGAATTTTGGCCCTAAACAAATGTATGGTCTCTGTGGTAGGCTTACCACTTTGCCCTGCTTCCTGGCCAGGATGACCATGCGGTGGGGATCCTGCAGCCAGGCGCCATAACGCGATGGTAGGTAATCCAGGCCTCCGTAGATATCCTTGCTGATGCTCAGGATCTCCTCAAAGTCTTCCTCAGCTGCCCGTGAAAACTGCAGATCGCAGTGTGGGTTGGTCTGAGGAAGCTCAACGAGTGTAGATGA includes these proteins:
- the LOC111852893 gene encoding histidine N-acetyltransferase-like isoform X2 — translated: MAHVLGENAPPKQWMHRRDHKKSQAPLGTRGGEKSCGGVKKLGREKKSLRSWKKGVQDVLTHSSTLVELPQTNPHCDLQFSRAAEEDFEEILSISKDIYGGLDYLPSRYGAWLQDPHRMVILARKQGKVIALQSVCVIDDGQTALVEGLRVAPQERGKGVARVLLKFCSQMVKSRYPSVKVSRLTRDDPLGPRDLQKYQLIAKQGILLFEFQAEKLRQRLADLGSELGTVQMDRPVRLESEELQRLLLNEDVARDILPNGTIVQDWQPFRLLPGNVQMLLQREVDWMADDMLRPTVLSLCSAPFLVPLSLGCHCLTIDIFGRVLEPVQQQVLAHLEHSTHSLTGRVVCQMFLAPPLWELLANFCCGTLGAELVQGYSEQYVVEADLV
- the LOC111852893 gene encoding histidine N-acetyltransferase-like isoform X1 encodes the protein MAHVLGENAPPKQWMHRRDHKKSQAPLGTRGGEKSCGGVKKLGREKKSLRRYRSWKKGVQDVLTHSSTLVELPQTNPHCDLQFSRAAEEDFEEILSISKDIYGGLDYLPSRYGAWLQDPHRMVILARKQGKVIALQSVCVIDDGQTALVEGLRVAPQERGKGVARVLLKFCSQMVKSRYPSVKVSRLTRDDPLGPRDLQKYQLIAKQGILLFEFQAEKLRQRLADLGSELGTVQMDRPVRLESEELQRLLLNEDVARDILPNGTIVQDWQPFRLLPGNVQMLLQREVDWMADDMLRPTVLSLCSAPFLVPLSLGCHCLTIDIFGRVLEPVQQQVLAHLEHSTHSLTGRVVCQMFLAPPLWELLANFCCGTLGAELVQGYSEQYVVEADLV